In the genome of Candidatus Moraniibacteriota bacterium, one region contains:
- a CDS encoding prepilin-type N-terminal cleavage/methylation domain-containing protein yields MRQQKGFTLMEILLVIGLLAVLAVVVFVALDPAKRFQDTRNARRTTDIQNILSAVHTYVNDSKGIFPAAITSTEMQIGTATTGCAISTGGCNVAGATNCVDLSTALGSYLKSIPTDPNGTAALTGYSIVKDSNNMVTVRACNAEGGVTVMTSR; encoded by the coding sequence ATGAGGCAGCAGAAAGGGTTTACGCTCATGGAAATTCTCTTGGTGATCGGTTTGCTCGCGGTGCTCGCGGTAGTGGTATTCGTTGCGCTTGATCCGGCGAAGCGATTCCAAGATACGCGAAATGCACGTCGTACGACGGATATCCAAAATATTCTCTCAGCGGTGCATACGTATGTGAACGATTCTAAGGGAATCTTCCCCGCGGCGATTACTTCGACGGAGATGCAAATCGGGACAGCAACAACCGGATGTGCTATTTCAACCGGAGGCTGCAATGTTGCGGGTGCAACCAACTGCGTCGATCTCTCGACGGCACTTGGGAGCTATCTGAAGAGCATTCCGACCGATCCGAACGGTACAGCGGCACTCACGGGCTATTCCATTGTTAAAGACTCTAACAATATGGTGACCGTTCGCGCCTGCAATGCCGAAGGCGGTGTCACTGTGATGACGAGCCGGTAA
- a CDS encoding type II secretion system protein — translation MEHLLRKPTQSARGFTLLEILLVIGMIAVLATVVLVALDPAKRFRDVRDAKRATDVQSILSAIQTSIVDNQGTMPAGLSTTEKQLGTGPGCALSTGGCAVAGNTDCIDFSSTLAKYLKTIPKDPNGGTVALTRYSVVVDTNGIVTVKACSAEGGTNISVSR, via the coding sequence ATGGAGCATCTCCTGAGAAAACCGACGCAATCTGCTCGAGGGTTTACGCTGCTTGAGATTCTTTTGGTTATCGGGATGATTGCTGTATTGGCAACCGTTGTTTTGGTGGCGCTCGACCCGGCAAAACGCTTCCGAGATGTGCGAGATGCGAAGCGTGCGACCGATGTGCAGTCGATTCTTTCGGCAATCCAGACCTCCATAGTGGACAACCAGGGGACGATGCCTGCGGGTCTCTCGACAACGGAGAAACAACTTGGTACGGGGCCGGGGTGTGCTCTCTCAACAGGGGGATGTGCGGTTGCCGGCAATACCGATTGCATTGATTTTTCTTCAACACTTGCCAAATATCTGAAAACGATTCCAAAAGATCCGAATGGCGGAACAGTGGCGCTGACGCGGTATTCCGTGGTGGTTGATACGAATGGCATCGTAACTGTAAAGGCCTGTAGTGCAGAAGGGGGGACGAATATTTCCGTTTCGCGCTGA
- a CDS encoding LytR C-terminal domain-containing protein yields the protein MFDTKGILFITPNAVRGFSIQGEKVTELVNLSWTTENIGSVLGTARAAVGRTVRLLVGEQFSYVATLFLPQGETYSSSERERLAVRDLAGKFIPENLAESAWDYQEILLPDSSLGRPVQVVSLVASFARVVIPALREAGFRIPVSLPESCAVARLFSDREEPILLVYKSGFFFVAGVMKGIVLSSATSLQGLTFETVETVGRFMKDRFNFSPSKIIFVGSCTENDLIDFDRARAEQSGFSIEFSDKNALIGLASKKDISGRDSEVLSVELSIAEENSPDDEKESANAESETSERFGLHKLDEHVSAGRSSGADRSHSLVSNRTKVLAVAFVAVVLAGGGAIAVMLRNRQEMPSGVLDSAPLPQSEAPLIEDAPPVDKEGDDTASLSGGDLPLEDAEEITHGSFRVAIENGSGVPGAASNLGQDLSEEDFVISGVRTALSRFAVSFVRAKESVPDEFLDELLANAGLNFSLERRRDMPDDSNEDVILVLGADSSNSL from the coding sequence ATGTTTGATACCAAAGGAATTCTTTTTATAACCCCGAATGCTGTTCGAGGCTTTTCGATTCAGGGTGAAAAAGTGACAGAGCTGGTGAATCTCTCGTGGACAACGGAAAATATCGGTTCCGTTTTGGGAACGGCTCGAGCGGCAGTCGGTCGCACGGTGCGGCTTTTGGTTGGTGAGCAGTTTTCCTATGTCGCGACACTTTTTTTGCCACAGGGAGAAACCTACTCCTCTTCGGAGAGGGAGCGCCTCGCGGTTCGAGACCTTGCGGGGAAATTTATTCCGGAAAATCTCGCCGAGAGCGCCTGGGATTACCAGGAAATTTTGTTGCCTGATTCATCGCTCGGGCGTCCGGTGCAGGTTGTGTCATTGGTGGCGTCGTTTGCCCGCGTGGTGATACCAGCGCTTCGTGAGGCGGGCTTTCGCATACCGGTCTCATTGCCGGAGTCATGCGCAGTGGCTAGGCTGTTTTCGGATCGGGAAGAGCCGATACTCTTGGTATACAAGAGCGGATTTTTCTTTGTGGCCGGTGTGATGAAAGGCATTGTGCTTTCGAGTGCCACTTCTCTTCAGGGACTGACATTTGAGACAGTGGAAACGGTCGGGCGGTTTATGAAGGATCGGTTCAATTTTTCTCCCTCGAAGATCATCTTTGTTGGTTCTTGTACGGAAAATGATTTAATAGATTTCGATCGGGCGCGAGCGGAACAATCCGGGTTTTCAATAGAATTCTCCGATAAGAATGCTTTGATCGGACTTGCATCGAAGAAAGATATATCCGGAAGGGATTCGGAAGTTCTTTCCGTCGAGTTGAGTATTGCGGAGGAAAATTCGCCGGATGATGAGAAAGAATCTGCCAATGCTGAGTCGGAAACATCTGAGCGATTCGGTTTGCACAAGCTTGATGAACATGTGTCCGCCGGTCGATCGTCCGGGGCTGATCGATCTCATTCGCTCGTCTCAAATCGTACCAAAGTGCTTGCCGTGGCTTTCGTAGCGGTTGTCCTCGCAGGAGGCGGGGCTATTGCAGTGATGCTGCGGAATCGGCAAGAAATGCCATCGGGAGTACTCGATTCGGCGCCTCTTCCACAATCAGAAGCTCCTCTGATAGAAGATGCTCCTCCGGTCGATAAGGAAGGTGATGATACAGCTTCTTTGTCTGGTGGGGATTTGCCATTGGAGGATGCGGAGGAGATAACTCATGGGAGTTTTCGTGTAGCTATTGAAAATGGGAGCGGTGTTCCCGGGGCGGCATCGAATCTTGGACAGGATCTTTCCGAAGAAGACTTTGTGATATCCGGGGTTCGTACGGCGTTGTCGCGCTTCGCTGTCTCGTTTGTTCGTGCGAAAGAATCCGTGCCAGATGAATTTCTCGATGAACTCTTGGCGAATGCCGGGTTGAATTTTTCACTTGAACGCCGTCGAGATATGCCGGACGATTCCAATGAAGATGTGATTCTCGTACTTGGAGCAGACAGTTCGAACTCGTTGTAA
- a CDS encoding prepilin-type N-terminal cleavage/methylation domain-containing protein, with protein sequence MMIFSGRIRRQQGFTLIEMLLYVGVAGIVLTSLVAFGWNMIGIGAKNGTHNDAVSNVRLASEKIAFFIREATDVDTANSNFGVNLAEVPGSKLTLQGVAPNTPIVVDVANRMLRVAVGASAPVELTSTNVAVSSLVFINASSSDGNSKNIGFEIMLRTVSSGNRFEYASSTALRSSAELRSNPL encoded by the coding sequence ATGATGATATTTTCGGGAAGAATCCGGAGGCAGCAAGGATTTACGCTCATAGAGATGTTGCTCTATGTCGGTGTCGCCGGGATTGTTCTGACATCGCTCGTTGCGTTTGGGTGGAATATGATCGGTATTGGTGCTAAGAACGGAACACACAATGATGCTGTTTCAAATGTGCGGTTGGCATCTGAAAAGATTGCTTTCTTTATTCGAGAAGCGACGGACGTCGATACGGCGAATTCGAATTTCGGCGTGAATTTGGCAGAGGTTCCCGGATCGAAGCTGACGCTTCAGGGAGTTGCTCCGAATACGCCGATTGTGGTCGATGTTGCGAATAGGATGCTTCGGGTTGCTGTCGGCGCCTCGGCGCCTGTTGAGTTGACGTCGACGAATGTTGCGGTGAGTTCTCTTGTATTTATCAATGCCTCTTCATCTGATGGAAATTCAAAGAATATCGGTTTCGAAATCATGCTTAGGACGGTATCCTCGGGGAATCGCTTTGAATATGCGAGCTCGACCGCTCTCCGATCTTCTGCCGAACTTCGATCAAACCCGCTTTAA
- the recO gene encoding DNA repair protein RecO, producing MDFSYTAIVLGKRDIGETDRLYTFFTQEGGKVKAMGRGSRKPAAKLAGHLETLSLIDLSIARSRGRGNISSAVVENMFPHIRRDEVSLRTALEAVSIIDRRMEDGEVDAEVFLLLLGFLRALEIVSALPRQGSDEVSRFSEKVFLLSQGFLWKFLDRLGYRIEVRRCAAGQESLVAGERYCFSPDLGGIVCSRHREGARLTLPFGENAVKFLRLLFVNSLTSLPKLSVDRETAISLRRALKSFLDWTG from the coding sequence ATGGACTTCTCTTATACTGCTATCGTGCTTGGGAAACGGGATATCGGCGAGACGGATCGGCTGTATACATTCTTCACGCAGGAAGGAGGAAAGGTGAAAGCGATGGGGCGCGGATCGCGGAAACCAGCCGCGAAGCTTGCAGGGCACTTGGAGACGCTTTCGCTGATTGATCTTTCGATTGCGCGGAGCCGCGGGCGGGGGAATATCTCGAGTGCGGTTGTGGAGAATATGTTTCCACATATACGGAGAGATGAGGTGTCGCTTCGAACAGCACTCGAAGCGGTATCTATCATTGATCGGCGCATGGAGGATGGCGAAGTGGATGCGGAAGTTTTTTTGCTGCTTCTGGGATTCTTGCGAGCACTTGAGATTGTGAGTGCATTGCCGCGGCAGGGGAGTGATGAAGTATCTCGATTTTCTGAGAAAGTATTTCTGCTTTCGCAGGGGTTTCTCTGGAAGTTTCTTGATCGGCTCGGCTATCGTATTGAAGTGCGTCGATGCGCAGCAGGACAGGAGTCTTTGGTGGCGGGCGAGCGATATTGTTTTAGTCCGGATCTTGGCGGCATTGTGTGCTCGCGTCATCGGGAGGGAGCGCGTCTCACTCTTCCGTTCGGGGAAAATGCCGTGAAATTCTTGCGACTCTTGTTTGTAAATTCACTGACTTCGCTTCCGAAGCTCTCTGTTGATCGCGAGACGGCTATCTCGCTTCGTCGCGCGCTCAAAAGTTTTCTTGATTGGACGGGATAG
- a CDS encoding ATP-binding protein, which produces MSKLIVVCGLPGSGKTTLAAELSRKLHIVCLHKDAIKERLYDFLDGKTLEESKLFGRISIQLLLAIGEDMVRNGVDIILESPFNHPDNPKTFKRWIDEYGVEVKSIVCLVHTEERMRRMRERPRHDAHHDQKRLELKTNFGDEDFDYECIPGRKIFLDTSVSHEEILGKAMSFLGDS; this is translated from the coding sequence ATGAGTAAATTAATTGTTGTGTGCGGATTGCCTGGGTCTGGAAAAACGACGCTTGCGGCGGAACTTTCTCGGAAGTTACATATCGTTTGTCTGCACAAGGATGCAATCAAAGAACGACTGTATGATTTTCTTGATGGGAAGACGCTGGAGGAAAGTAAACTCTTTGGCCGAATATCAATACAACTTCTTCTCGCGATCGGGGAAGACATGGTCCGGAATGGGGTGGATATTATTCTGGAAAGCCCGTTCAATCACCCGGATAACCCAAAGACATTTAAACGATGGATTGATGAATATGGTGTAGAGGTAAAGAGTATTGTGTGTTTGGTGCATACAGAGGAACGAATGCGAAGAATGCGAGAGCGTCCGAGACATGACGCGCATCACGATCAGAAACGTTTAGAACTGAAAACAAACTTCGGAGACGAAGATTTTGATTATGAGTGTATACCGGGAAGGAAAATCTTTCTCGATACGTCGGTATCACATGAAGAAATTCTGGGAAAAGCGATGAGCTTTCTCGGTGATTCGTAA
- a CDS encoding isoleucine--tRNA ligase, with the protein MFEKVDPKVSFPKMEEEILKFWEREKIFEKSVEKDAPKGDFVFYEGPPTANGRPGLHHVLARSFKDVIPRYKTMKGYRVVRKAGWDTHGLPVELQVEKALGLKNKQEIESIVPGDARASVIEFNKKCKESVWEYRDLWEKLTRRMGYWVDMEHPYVTYENSYIESLWWQLAQIAKLKNAKGESFIYKGHKVVPYCYRCGTALSSHEVAQGYKETTDNSVYVKFKAIPGQKIGDFTTDDKTYFLAWTTTPWTLPGNVALAVNEDSEYRVLKFSRSPNGEYLKWWDDAEKKESIIEGCESEYLILSQEFLLNLGKKEGGYISKEQSDYISKTGRSGFRYESPSGTRIKAKSLIGIRYEPLFHVAGEEDVKKSFKVVAGDFVTTDSGTGIVHIAPAFGEDDANVARENDLPTLLTVETDGTMKKGFGLPACEGIPVKKMNDKNRYAVDDLVIEDLKNRGLLFKEEPYEHEYPFCWRCDTPLIYYAKPSWFIRMSELREELSKGNESINWVPEHIKDGRFGEWLRGVKDWAISRERYWGTPLPIWVCESASCGKMRVIESVSELEKLSGKKLDDLHKPYIDEVEFSCECGSTMRRTPEVLDVWFDSGAMPLAQFGYPASTSGEEKKNIETGKTFPADYICEAIDQTRGWFYTLHAVENLLAKASIVKEHRAYKNVICLGHILDSKGKKMSKSKGNIVDPFEMFDQYGADALRWLLFSLNQPGLPKRFDVKGMRDVQNRVFRMLWNSYLFFVTYASVDNWKPNRSTSDFNASNVMDRWILSELQLVIRDVDGALGMYDVYGATQKVEVFLDQLSNWYIRRSRKRFWKNENDVDKEQAYQTLYDVLVTLSKLLAPFTPFIAEELYRNLTGEQSVHLADFPEVNEGLVDEKLNTDMRLVREIVSVGLLKRAEAKIKVRQPISNVKAEIEMNLTQEFKAIIADELNAKCVDVVVHVNVVSARAYINNPVVVVDTNITPELKLEGEAREIIRAIQEGRKKAGFNVEDRIVLGYDGKKEVFEGDASKNISGFQDMIAREVLATEVKQGEVANSEYSEEVKIEGGVFHFWLKRV; encoded by the coding sequence ATGTTTGAAAAAGTTGATCCGAAGGTTTCGTTTCCGAAGATGGAAGAAGAAATTCTCAAGTTTTGGGAGAGGGAGAAAATTTTTGAAAAGTCGGTGGAGAAGGATGCGCCGAAGGGAGACTTTGTATTCTATGAAGGACCGCCGACGGCCAATGGAAGGCCGGGGCTTCACCATGTGTTGGCGCGCTCCTTTAAAGATGTGATTCCGCGGTACAAAACGATGAAGGGCTATCGCGTGGTGCGAAAGGCCGGGTGGGATACGCACGGACTTCCGGTTGAGCTTCAGGTGGAGAAGGCTTTGGGATTGAAGAACAAACAGGAGATCGAAAGTATCGTGCCGGGCGATGCGCGCGCGAGCGTGATTGAGTTTAATAAGAAATGCAAAGAAAGCGTGTGGGAGTATCGTGACTTGTGGGAGAAGCTCACGCGGCGGATGGGCTACTGGGTGGATATGGAGCACCCGTATGTCACCTATGAGAACAGCTATATCGAGTCGCTCTGGTGGCAACTTGCGCAGATTGCGAAATTGAAGAATGCAAAAGGCGAGTCATTTATTTATAAGGGACACAAGGTGGTGCCGTATTGTTACCGATGTGGGACAGCGCTCTCGTCGCACGAAGTGGCGCAAGGGTACAAAGAAACGACAGATAACTCCGTGTATGTGAAATTCAAAGCAATACCCGGACAGAAAATCGGCGACTTTACGACGGATGATAAAACGTATTTTCTCGCCTGGACGACGACGCCATGGACGTTGCCGGGAAATGTGGCGCTCGCGGTGAATGAGGATTCCGAATATCGTGTCTTGAAATTTTCACGATCGCCCAATGGGGAATACTTGAAATGGTGGGACGATGCAGAAAAGAAAGAATCAATTATAGAAGGCTGTGAGAGTGAATATCTCATTCTTTCGCAAGAATTTTTGTTGAATCTTGGAAAAAAAGAAGGAGGATATATTTCTAAAGAACAATCTGACTATATTAGTAAGACCGGGCGTAGCGGTTTCCGCTATGAGTCTCCATCAGGTACAAGAATAAAGGCAAAGAGTCTTATTGGAATTAGATATGAACCACTCTTTCATGTTGCAGGAGAAGAAGATGTGAAGAAAAGTTTCAAGGTCGTTGCAGGAGATTTTGTGACGACGGATTCAGGAACAGGAATCGTGCATATCGCGCCGGCGTTCGGGGAAGATGATGCAAATGTGGCGAGGGAGAATGATCTGCCAACACTGCTGACGGTTGAAACAGATGGAACGATGAAGAAAGGATTCGGTCTTCCGGCGTGTGAAGGGATTCCGGTGAAGAAAATGAATGACAAGAATCGATACGCGGTGGATGACTTGGTGATTGAAGATTTGAAGAATCGCGGACTGCTTTTCAAGGAAGAACCGTACGAACACGAGTATCCGTTCTGCTGGCGATGCGATACGCCGCTTATCTATTATGCGAAGCCCTCGTGGTTTATCCGCATGTCGGAATTGCGGGAGGAACTCTCGAAAGGAAATGAATCGATCAATTGGGTGCCGGAACATATCAAAGACGGTCGCTTTGGCGAGTGGTTGCGAGGCGTGAAGGACTGGGCGATTTCGCGTGAGCGGTATTGGGGGACGCCGCTTCCTATTTGGGTGTGCGAGTCGGCGTCGTGCGGAAAAATGAGAGTGATCGAATCTGTCTCCGAATTGGAAAAACTTTCCGGAAAGAAACTCGATGATTTGCACAAACCGTATATCGACGAGGTTGAGTTTTCGTGCGAGTGCGGTAGTACGATGCGCCGGACGCCGGAAGTGTTGGACGTGTGGTTCGACTCTGGCGCGATGCCTCTGGCGCAATTTGGCTATCCGGCATCGACAAGTGGCGAAGAAAAGAAAAATATCGAAACCGGAAAAACATTTCCGGCGGACTATATCTGCGAAGCGATCGATCAGACGCGCGGGTGGTTCTATACGCTTCATGCGGTCGAGAATCTCTTGGCAAAGGCGAGCATCGTGAAAGAACACCGTGCGTACAAGAACGTGATCTGTCTCGGGCATATTCTCGATTCGAAGGGCAAGAAGATGTCGAAGTCGAAGGGGAATATCGTTGATCCGTTTGAGATGTTTGATCAGTACGGCGCGGACGCGCTTCGCTGGCTCTTGTTCTCGCTCAACCAGCCTGGACTTCCAAAGCGCTTCGATGTGAAAGGCATGCGCGATGTACAAAATCGCGTCTTCCGTATGCTCTGGAATTCGTATCTCTTCTTTGTAACCTACGCAAGTGTCGATAATTGGAAGCCAAATCGCTCCACTTCCGATTTCAATGCTTCGAATGTGATGGATCGGTGGATTCTCTCCGAATTGCAACTTGTGATCCGCGATGTTGATGGAGCACTTGGAATGTATGATGTGTACGGGGCGACGCAGAAAGTAGAGGTATTCCTTGATCAGCTTTCCAATTGGTACATTCGTCGTTCGAGAAAACGCTTCTGGAAGAATGAAAATGACGTTGATAAGGAACAAGCGTATCAAACGCTCTATGATGTTTTGGTGACGCTTTCGAAACTCTTGGCGCCGTTCACGCCGTTTATTGCGGAAGAGTTGTATCGGAATCTTACCGGAGAACAGTCGGTGCATTTGGCGGATTTTCCGGAAGTGAATGAAGGTTTGGTTGATGAGAAACTGAATACAGACATGAGATTGGTTCGCGAGATTGTCAGTGTGGGACTTTTGAAACGTGCGGAAGCGAAGATAAAGGTGAGGCAGCCCATATCTAATGTTAAGGCGGAAATTGAGATGAATCTGACGCAAGAATTCAAAGCTATTATAGCTGATGAACTGAATGCTAAATGTGTTGATGTTGTTGTTCACGTGAATGTTGTCTCGGCTAGGGCGTATATAAATAATCCAGTGGTAGTTGTGGACACTAACATCACTCCCGAACTCAAGCTCGAAGGCGAGGCGAGGGAGATTATTCGGGCGATTCAGGAGGGGCGAAAGAAGGCGGGATTCAATGTGGAGGACAGAATTGTGCTTGGGTATGATGGGAAGAAGGAGGTGTTTGAAGGTGATGCGTCGAAGAATATTTCCGGATTCCAAGACATGATCGCGCGGGAGGTATTGGCGACGGAAGTGAAGCAGGGTGAAGTTGCCAATTCTGAATATTCGGAGGAAGTGAAGATTGAAGGAGGGGTATTTCATTTTTGGCTGAAACGGGTATGA
- a CDS encoding histidine phosphatase family protein has product MGKTTFFLVRHGEAEHNILDVASSYPEERAYHLTEEGRRQVLARAEELARESVDVIFFSPLTRTRETAEIIAEKIGAPRMEDLRLREPGYGLFEGGSWSALVAKYPPPKRRLETDGTDGVEDSGSVRERLASFRNFVLSQYAGKRIVVVSHGNTLQLLHGILVGLTLEESVLSEKRCRFHRGEMVRVEV; this is encoded by the coding sequence ATGGGGAAAACGACATTCTTTCTCGTGCGGCACGGAGAAGCCGAGCACAATATTCTTGATGTAGCGAGTTCATATCCGGAGGAGCGCGCGTATCATCTTACTGAAGAGGGCAGACGGCAGGTTTTGGCGCGTGCCGAGGAGTTGGCTCGAGAATCCGTTGATGTCATTTTCTTTTCTCCGCTTACGCGGACGCGCGAAACGGCGGAAATAATTGCAGAGAAAATCGGTGCGCCTCGTATGGAGGACCTGCGCCTGCGGGAACCGGGGTATGGACTGTTTGAAGGCGGTTCCTGGTCGGCGCTGGTTGCAAAGTATCCGCCACCGAAGCGTCGGCTCGAGACCGACGGAACAGACGGCGTTGAAGATTCTGGAAGTGTCCGGGAGCGACTCGCGTCTTTTCGTAATTTTGTGTTGTCTCAGTATGCTGGGAAGCGAATTGTTGTTGTTTCACACGGAAATACGTTGCAATTGCTTCACGGTATTCTCGTTGGACTAACTCTTGAAGAATCGGTTTTATCCGAGAAACGTTGTCGATTTCACCGCGGGGAAATGGTAAGGGTTGAAGTGTGA
- the rpmG gene encoding 50S ribosomal protein L33, protein MGAIKENMVKLRCSECKKIVGYTKRNKKKVKEKLSLQKFCKSCRKHTLQTESK, encoded by the coding sequence ATGGGTGCGATTAAGGAAAATATGGTGAAGCTTCGTTGCAGCGAGTGCAAGAAGATTGTCGGGTATACGAAGCGGAATAAGAAGAAGGTAAAGGAGAAGCTGTCGCTTCAGAAGTTTTGCAAATCGTGTCGAAAGCATACTTTGCAAACGGAGTCGAAGTAG
- a CDS encoding tetratricopeptide repeat protein → MLALIIPPILVVLALALLLYLFFRKLPEVERREREQTGSSGSLLSVSDRFKRMFLGMVERFARLSKLLSLKIHNKLNTLAASAHSARVRVADRIAERKQDRLDQMKMNVAPFESAPKKSLFERSSKQLTEKELDSHSPLPTQPHRPRRWFGTRRSDNDRSPADTFPSSLPGEAVSNENFESGEDLPPLVSEPLQPIPEQYPDRRARSVPSYAGRTLRDTVRRLRPARVRTASPSREIEPTVPQKKEQLEDILVERISLNPRDIEAYERLGDYYLEQQNLVDAKECYRQVLKLSPAYRLVKIKIRKLERLLEKDRTP, encoded by the coding sequence ATGCTTGCCCTTATTATTCCTCCGATTCTTGTCGTTCTTGCGCTTGCTCTCTTACTGTATCTTTTCTTTCGAAAACTGCCGGAAGTGGAGCGTCGTGAGCGTGAACAGACCGGTTCTTCCGGGTCGCTTCTCTCGGTGAGCGATCGGTTCAAGAGGATGTTTCTGGGCATGGTCGAACGATTCGCTCGTCTTTCGAAGCTTTTGTCACTTAAAATTCATAACAAGCTCAATACGCTTGCCGCTTCGGCGCATTCGGCGCGTGTTCGTGTGGCAGACCGAATCGCAGAGCGAAAGCAGGATCGCCTGGACCAAATGAAAATGAATGTGGCGCCTTTTGAATCAGCACCGAAGAAGAGCTTGTTTGAACGCTCCAGTAAACAGCTGACCGAAAAGGAACTCGACTCTCACTCTCCTCTTCCTACTCAACCACATCGGCCTCGTCGGTGGTTCGGTACGCGTCGGTCAGATAACGATCGGTCTCCGGCAGATACATTTCCAAGTTCTCTGCCGGGTGAAGCCGTATCGAATGAGAATTTTGAGTCGGGAGAGGATTTGCCGCCACTTGTCTCTGAGCCGCTCCAGCCGATACCGGAGCAATATCCGGATCGCAGGGCAAGGAGTGTGCCGTCCTATGCCGGGCGGACACTCCGGGATACAGTGCGGCGTCTTCGTCCGGCACGGGTACGAACAGCATCTCCGTCGCGCGAGATCGAACCGACTGTCCCGCAGAAGAAGGAACAGCTGGAGGATATACTCGTTGAGCGTATCTCGCTCAATCCGAGGGATATCGAGGCTTATGAGCGGCTCGGGGATTACTATCTCGAACAGCAGAATCTGGTCGATGCGAAAGAATGCTATCGCCAGGTGTTGAAGTTGAGTCCGGCATATCGCTTGGTGAAGATAAAGATTCGGAAACTCGAGCGTCTGCTTGAAAAGGACCGAACACCATGA
- a CDS encoding elongation factor Ts, translating to MGTISLEMIKQLREMTGAGVVDVKKALDEAKGDEAKAIDLLKKRGQAKALKKSDREAKEGIVASYIHSNARIGVLVKLLCETDFVARNEAFAVLGRDIAMHVAAMNPRVVSPEEVNDLDVEKERIVWREQLAAEKKPEAIAQTILAGKEKKFREEAALLTQSFVKDPSKTVGDVVTEAVAKMGERIQVGGFVRFDI from the coding sequence ATGGGGACAATATCTCTTGAGATGATAAAACAACTTCGCGAGATGACGGGCGCCGGCGTTGTTGATGTCAAGAAGGCGCTGGACGAAGCCAAGGGAGATGAGGCGAAAGCAATCGATCTCTTGAAGAAACGCGGACAGGCGAAGGCTCTGAAAAAATCGGACCGCGAAGCGAAAGAGGGTATCGTGGCGTCATATATTCATTCGAATGCCCGCATTGGCGTTCTTGTAAAGCTCTTGTGTGAGACGGATTTTGTTGCTCGGAATGAAGCATTCGCTGTTCTTGGGCGGGATATTGCCATGCATGTTGCCGCCATGAATCCGCGCGTGGTATCGCCGGAAGAGGTGAACGATCTCGATGTTGAGAAGGAGCGGATTGTATGGCGAGAGCAACTTGCTGCTGAGAAGAAGCCGGAGGCGATTGCGCAAACAATCTTGGCAGGGAAGGAAAAGAAGTTTCGCGAGGAAGCCGCGCTTCTGACGCAGTCTTTCGTGAAGGATCCATCGAAAACTGTCGGAGATGTGGTGACGGAAGCGGTTGCCAAAATGGGGGAGCGCATTCAGGTCGGCGGATTTGTCCGTTTCGATATTTAG
- the rpsB gene encoding 30S ribosomal protein S2 translates to MPLKEEVSVTPSASAADVLTSDYFANIDFETVNATLESLLKAGVHFGHMKSRRHPKMEAYTYTTRNNLNILDLKKTLTKLEEAAAFLASIKKSGKPILCVGTKKQTHDLVRSFAKRLGLFFVVDRWIGGTFTNFSVIRSRTKFLRETEEKLDRGDFKGYTKFERMKIAEELEKLEKSMGGIKYMNELPGAVFLADAKEGSIVIREARRAGIPLVGIVDSNADPSFIDYPIPGNDDAISSLRLLLGVIGKTLESTKVESASAPASK, encoded by the coding sequence ATGCCGTTGAAAGAAGAAGTATCCGTGACTCCGTCGGCGAGTGCTGCCGATGTTCTGACGTCGGACTATTTTGCAAACATTGATTTTGAGACGGTGAATGCAACGCTCGAGTCGCTCCTGAAGGCAGGTGTCCATTTTGGACATATGAAGTCTCGCCGACATCCGAAGATGGAAGCGTACACTTATACCACGAGGAATAACCTCAATATTCTGGACCTTAAGAAGACACTCACAAAGCTTGAGGAGGCGGCGGCGTTTCTTGCATCAATTAAGAAGAGCGGCAAACCTATTCTCTGCGTTGGCACTAAGAAACAGACGCATGATCTTGTCCGGTCATTTGCGAAGCGGCTCGGGCTCTTCTTTGTGGTTGATCGCTGGATTGGCGGGACGTTTACAAATTTTTCCGTTATTCGCAGCCGCACGAAATTTTTGCGCGAAACGGAGGAAAAGCTCGATCGCGGAGATTTCAAGGGGTATACCAAGTTTGAGCGGATGAAAATCGCCGAGGAACTTGAAAAACTTGAGAAAAGCATGGGCGGCATTAAATATATGAACGAACTTCCCGGCGCGGTGTTTCTCGCCGATGCCAAGGAGGGATCGATTGTGATTCGCGAAGCGCGTCGCGCCGGTATTCCGCTTGTTGGTATCGTTGACAGCAATGCCGACCCTTCTTTCATTGATTATCCTATTCCAGGGAATGACGACGCTATTTCATCACTTCGTCTCCTGCTCGGTGTTATTGGGAAAACGCTTGAATCGACCAAGGTGGAGTCAGCTTCGGCGCCAGCGTCCAAATAG